A window of Nicotiana tabacum cultivar K326 chromosome 24, ASM71507v2, whole genome shotgun sequence contains these coding sequences:
- the LOC142178377 gene encoding uncharacterized protein LOC142178377: MLRQEHLEELLSDKGRTNFARGHEHHVPPKPTSPARTINMIINGGGDVSVNRVKFTTTHKLKRSLIRERYDGLKESIIFYESDADGLTFPHNDALVITLHILETDVERIMVDDGSGVCIIHPRVLAQIRLEDKIVPRYITLTGFNNLVERTSGEITLPVLAGGVTLETIFHIIDQATAYNAIVGQPWIHPMRFVPSNLYQVIKFPTPWVIFSIRGEQRTSQE, encoded by the coding sequence ATGTTACGGCAAGAGCACCTCGAAGAACTGTTAAGCGATAAGGGGAGGACCAACTTCGCCAGAGGGCATGAACATCATGTCCCGCCAAAACCGACATCACCAGCTCGtaccatcaacatgatcatcaaCGGCGGTGGCGATGTCTCTGTCAATAGAGTAAAGTTCACCACCACTCACAAACTCAAGCGGTCGCTCATCCGCGAACGGTATGACGGACtcaaagaaagtatcatcttctaTGAGTCAGATGCTGACGGTTTAACTTTCCCTCATAATGATGCCCTTGTTATTACTTTACACATTTTAGAAACTGATGTAGAGCGCATCATGGTGGATGATGGAAGCGGTGTgtgcattatccatccccgagtccTTGCCCAAATAAGGCTCGAGGATAAGATTGTACCGCGTTATATCACACTAACCGGTTTTAACAATTTAGTTGAGCGAACATCCGGGGAAATTACACTCCCCGTCTTGGCCGGCGGCGTAACTCTAGAGACAATATTCCACATCATAGACCAGGCCACTGCATACAACGCCATAGTGGGTCAACCATGGATACATCCCATGAGATTCGTCCCCTCCAACTTataccaagtaattaaattcccaactccatgggTAATATTCAGTATACGTGGAGAACAGCGCACATCCCAGGAGTGA